A DNA window from Paraburkholderia hospita contains the following coding sequences:
- a CDS encoding type IV secretion system protein — translation MRLFRSKKQIALSTAPGGYSEDDPEKIIFDMGARLRIEANHWKTFCFILAIVTVGAVYSRNPPPSVVKAYGVSSDVNGHAVVTQLAAYKPDDQTIRTALKETVERWFTIEPVLTDDIQTSRMARNINGVKAMMVGNARNQFGDWIKGDAPFQAIVLNPKLVREVRVTNVALLEDSTAVVEFTTAATQSPTDRPVVQKYALTFRYQIVPPTAEDALGANPFGLFYPLFSIQKTQ, via the coding sequence ATGCGCTTATTTCGCAGCAAAAAGCAGATTGCCCTCTCAACCGCTCCCGGTGGTTACTCAGAGGACGACCCCGAGAAGATCATCTTCGACATGGGCGCGCGTCTTCGCATCGAAGCAAACCATTGGAAGACGTTCTGCTTCATCCTCGCGATCGTCACTGTGGGAGCGGTATACAGCCGCAACCCACCTCCCTCCGTCGTTAAGGCATATGGGGTGTCGTCGGACGTCAACGGCCATGCCGTAGTGACGCAGCTGGCCGCCTACAAACCCGACGATCAGACTATCCGTACTGCGCTGAAGGAAACCGTCGAGCGCTGGTTCACCATTGAGCCCGTTCTGACAGACGACATTCAGACATCTCGCATGGCCCGGAACATCAACGGCGTTAAGGCCATGATGGTGGGGAACGCGCGGAATCAGTTTGGCGACTGGATCAAGGGCGATGCGCCGTTCCAGGCGATTGTGCTGAATCCGAAACTGGTGCGCGAGGTGCGCGTGACAAACGTCGCGCTGCTCGAGGACTCCACAGCGGTTGTTGAGTTCACAACGGCCGCGACGCAGTCCCCCACGGATCGGCCTGTCGTCCAGAAGTACGCCCTGACCTTCCGTTATCAGATCGTCCCGCCGACCGCCGAAGACGCACTCGGTGCGAATCCGTTCGGGCTGTTCTATCCGCTGTTCTCGATCCAAAAGACCCAATAA
- a CDS encoding toxin co-regulated pilus biosynthesis Q family protein — protein MNLTIQHNTCIRLVARLLPALVLAGASGWSHAAVDPDQSRVPTPAGDGWQILSGAPGGKAAPTASVAAAQIAATAPAPTAPTSTAVTPVVLPGNPTTPAVLTFSVSPQDLNLRNALDRWLQTQGWQLAWKVDDDLPLEFNATFSGDFTSVLVQVMKATNHMRVPTRVCRHTNNVIRVVARAANCQE, from the coding sequence ATGAATCTGACCATCCAACACAACACATGCATCCGTCTCGTTGCGCGTCTGTTGCCCGCACTCGTGCTGGCCGGTGCATCCGGCTGGTCGCACGCGGCAGTCGATCCCGACCAGTCGCGCGTGCCGACGCCCGCAGGTGACGGCTGGCAGATTCTCTCGGGCGCGCCGGGCGGCAAGGCTGCGCCGACCGCTTCCGTCGCTGCTGCACAGATCGCCGCGACCGCGCCCGCGCCGACGGCCCCGACTTCGACAGCGGTAACGCCCGTTGTCCTGCCCGGCAATCCGACGACGCCCGCTGTGCTGACCTTCTCTGTGTCTCCACAGGACTTGAACCTGCGCAACGCGCTCGATCGCTGGCTGCAGACGCAAGGCTGGCAACTCGCCTGGAAGGTCGATGACGATCTGCCGCTCGAGTTCAACGCGACTTTCTCGGGCGACTTCACATCGGTCCTCGTGCAGGTGATGAAGGCAACCAATCACATGCGTGTACCTACGCGCGTCTGCCGCCATACCAATAACGTGATCCGCGTCGTCGCGCGCGCCGCAAACTGCCAGGAATAA
- a CDS encoding TrbI/VirB10 family protein, with protein MNQPNGQHDNQHASLFKGKSPRNALYAVGGVAAVVIGALGFYYQVKESAKVDEQAALQKKAKAAEVVDKSHNTQDLNKTIEDQMSDARKMAASEARAAAAARASSSSTPNAGNAAPALTADGFINDQQTKQIKAESDTDAIFASPIFKPGLKVKDTAPTAPTQMSGILTPAQVAARQAAAQQDAAGSVGDRVASALAAAGLGGQQSARPYSSQEHDATFIKNVSMQSGSDQDFPRAGFVGQARGCVLSPPHHIGVLATERLNSDRPGTASLMVEKDVYDSIRGNCLMIPKGSFITAPYSSDIQPGQESILVAGTELRLPNGKHVPLFGAQGADGDGSAGFSGDVNNHFFKIFGTSFLVAILLRKYDGGETSTTTGPLGVTQVGSTAGQVAATTAQSVLERYKNIPPTITSDPGQRRFMLKVNRDIVMEPYRDE; from the coding sequence ATGAATCAACCGAACGGACAACACGACAACCAGCACGCGAGCCTCTTTAAGGGCAAGTCGCCACGCAATGCTCTGTATGCGGTTGGCGGTGTCGCAGCAGTTGTCATCGGCGCGCTCGGCTTTTACTACCAGGTCAAAGAGAGCGCCAAGGTCGACGAACAGGCAGCGCTGCAGAAGAAGGCCAAGGCGGCGGAAGTCGTCGACAAGTCGCACAACACCCAGGACCTCAATAAAACGATTGAGGACCAGATGAGTGATGCGCGCAAGATGGCGGCCTCGGAAGCGAGGGCGGCGGCTGCCGCGCGCGCTTCGTCGTCGTCGACGCCGAATGCAGGGAATGCGGCGCCTGCGCTGACGGCCGATGGCTTTATCAATGATCAGCAGACAAAGCAGATCAAGGCCGAATCCGATACGGATGCGATTTTCGCCTCTCCGATCTTCAAGCCCGGCCTGAAGGTCAAGGATACGGCGCCGACGGCACCCACCCAGATGTCGGGAATTCTCACGCCCGCGCAGGTCGCTGCGAGGCAGGCGGCCGCACAGCAGGATGCAGCAGGCTCGGTGGGTGATCGCGTCGCGTCGGCACTCGCGGCAGCGGGACTTGGGGGGCAACAGTCAGCCCGCCCATATTCGAGCCAGGAGCACGACGCGACGTTCATCAAGAATGTTTCGATGCAATCGGGCAGCGACCAGGACTTCCCGCGGGCCGGTTTCGTTGGGCAAGCGCGCGGCTGCGTGTTGTCGCCCCCGCATCACATCGGCGTGCTCGCAACGGAACGCCTCAACTCCGATCGTCCCGGTACCGCCTCGTTGATGGTGGAAAAGGACGTGTACGACAGTATCCGCGGCAACTGCCTGATGATCCCGAAGGGCAGTTTCATCACGGCACCGTATAGCTCGGATATCCAGCCCGGTCAGGAAAGCATTCTGGTTGCAGGAACGGAACTGCGTTTGCCGAACGGCAAGCATGTGCCGCTCTTTGGCGCACAGGGTGCTGACGGTGACGGGTCGGCGGGCTTCTCGGGTGACGTCAACAACCATTTCTTCAAGATTTTCGGCACGTCGTTCCTCGTCGCGATCCTGCTGCGCAAATACGACGGTGGCGAAACGTCCACGACGACGGGCCCCCTCGGTGTCACGCAGGTCGGCAGCACGGCGGGGCAGGTTGCAGCGACGACGGCCCAGTCTGTTCTGGAACGGTACAAGAACATCCCGCCGACGATTACCTCGGACCCGGGCCAGCGCCGCTTCATGCTCAAGGTCAATCGAGACATCGTGATGGAGCCGTATCGCGATGAATAA
- a CDS encoding transglycosylase SLT domain-containing protein: MNKRAGKSRIFSVLLAALAAYGHGADAATIAEVISPTNVVLAQGNARALATFDGKPVFWCGLHAFESWAAPLVGQPVASTPDTGITVSVDSRDVSLEQLLIRKGWLQPTVLNDDAQAAITEGRGGWACASATAPFELMHTSVDPKVLAGIALNESGLNGRAWPWTLNIAGQGFFFKTREDAYRVVQSLLARGRSDFDVGLMQINWGYHARRFASPWDALAPATSIRVAEEILNENYSKTHSVAKAIAYYHSANPVPGQAYLARFARHLNQIQAGL, encoded by the coding sequence ATGAATAAGCGTGCCGGAAAGAGCCGGATCTTTAGCGTGCTGTTGGCTGCTCTCGCCGCATACGGTCATGGCGCCGACGCCGCGACGATCGCAGAAGTGATCAGTCCGACGAACGTCGTACTCGCTCAAGGAAACGCACGCGCGCTGGCGACGTTCGACGGAAAACCGGTGTTCTGGTGCGGCCTGCACGCATTCGAATCGTGGGCGGCTCCGCTTGTGGGGCAGCCGGTTGCGAGCACCCCCGATACGGGCATCACGGTTTCGGTCGATTCGCGCGACGTGTCGCTCGAGCAGCTGCTCATCAGGAAAGGCTGGCTACAGCCGACCGTGCTCAATGACGACGCGCAGGCCGCCATTACAGAGGGCCGGGGCGGCTGGGCGTGTGCGAGCGCGACGGCGCCCTTCGAGCTGATGCACACGAGCGTCGATCCCAAGGTTCTCGCGGGCATCGCTCTCAACGAGTCGGGTCTCAACGGACGCGCCTGGCCGTGGACGCTGAACATTGCGGGGCAGGGCTTTTTCTTCAAGACCCGCGAGGATGCTTACCGCGTTGTCCAGTCGCTGCTCGCGCGCGGCCGCAGCGACTTCGACGTAGGCCTCATGCAGATCAACTGGGGCTACCACGCGCGCCGCTTTGCGTCGCCCTGGGACGCGCTCGCGCCCGCGACGAGCATTCGCGTTGCTGAGGAAATTCTCAACGAGAACTACAGCAAGACGCACTCCGTAGCGAAGGCGATCGCCTATTACCACAGCGCTAATCCGGTTCCCGGTCAGGCGTACCTCGCGCGTTTCGCGCGACACCTTAATCAGATTCAGGCCGGCCTATGA
- a CDS encoding lytic transglycosylase domain-containing protein, whose protein sequence is MNGTLIVAGVAAGLCCLSTAHADCLDDAAAYQHVSSQLVHAIAQQESGMRASAINVNGDGSQDIGLMQINSSWLPKLSRYGVRREHLFNACVNAYVGAWILASNIKQFGPTWKAVGAYNAVSSQKQLIYANAIYRRLQRQGH, encoded by the coding sequence ATGAACGGAACACTCATCGTCGCTGGCGTAGCTGCAGGTCTGTGCTGTCTGAGCACCGCGCATGCGGATTGTCTCGACGACGCTGCCGCGTATCAGCATGTCAGCAGTCAGCTGGTGCATGCGATTGCGCAACAGGAATCGGGCATGCGCGCCAGCGCCATCAACGTCAACGGAGACGGCAGCCAGGACATCGGCCTGATGCAGATCAACTCATCGTGGTTGCCGAAGCTTTCACGTTACGGCGTGCGTCGTGAACACCTCTTTAACGCGTGCGTGAATGCATACGTCGGTGCGTGGATTCTCGCCTCGAACATCAAGCAATTTGGGCCGACGTGGAAAGCAGTTGGCGCGTACAACGCCGTGTCGTCACAGAAGCAACTGATCTACGCGAACGCAATCTATCGCCGCCTGCAGCGGCAGGGGCATTGA
- a CDS encoding type II secretory pathway protein, giving the protein MRLSFIRTAIAVASLLAIAGCAVTQSDINAAYDAANKTGIDALNGVPGSMSLVEDVPSAFLGDRMVPVAYEATLPAVFRDKHVTMPANMDINQIASLISTATGYPVHLSPDVFVPRSSLVPRESASGDGKASAAPVASGAKSYEKPVYTQPFTGTAGAYMRAMTDDLGLDWSFDGSTINVSRFVTRMFQIAAIPGKVKIKSVMSKGMDTTTGNQSNGTGGSTGDTGSFSAQTSTGRDGEFDQIQSIKDALDKLRSPMGRVNVNPQSRLVMVYDTREAADRMGKMLAGENAVSTRQVAIRIRTLQIALNRGSQAGANADVVFNAIEGGLAKYAISFTSPTSLSSGGGSVGLSVLRPNAPFSGTNAVINALNQYGRTVQDNTQTKLTLNGLPVSIASFQSDDYLRSTSSSAGSLTATSGGVPGLNPGTVTTGDFVNILPSVNDHNQIVLAYWSDSSKLNGPFTEKSVGSGQTTQTIQLAHTIGQKDDQTVALSDGQTVVLYGEMTDHSDSTTNGGLAGITGLWNKNRTFQVIMLTATVVPSM; this is encoded by the coding sequence ATGCGCCTGTCCTTCATCAGAACCGCCATCGCCGTTGCATCGCTTCTCGCCATCGCCGGATGCGCTGTCACGCAGAGCGACATCAATGCCGCCTATGACGCGGCGAACAAGACAGGGATCGACGCGCTCAACGGCGTACCGGGTTCCATGTCGCTTGTCGAGGATGTACCGAGTGCGTTCCTCGGCGACCGGATGGTGCCCGTGGCGTACGAGGCGACGCTGCCCGCGGTTTTCCGCGATAAGCACGTGACCATGCCCGCGAATATGGACATCAACCAGATCGCGTCGTTGATCTCGACGGCGACGGGGTACCCGGTTCACCTGAGTCCCGACGTCTTCGTGCCGCGTAGCTCGCTCGTGCCGCGCGAATCGGCGTCGGGGGATGGCAAGGCCTCGGCCGCACCGGTAGCGTCGGGCGCGAAGTCCTACGAAAAGCCCGTCTATACCCAGCCGTTTACCGGCACGGCCGGTGCCTACATGCGGGCGATGACCGACGATCTCGGTCTCGACTGGTCGTTCGACGGTTCCACCATCAACGTCAGCCGCTTCGTTACGCGCATGTTCCAGATCGCGGCCATTCCGGGCAAGGTCAAGATCAAGTCGGTCATGTCCAAGGGCATGGATACGACGACTGGCAACCAGTCCAACGGGACGGGCGGATCAACGGGCGACACCGGGTCCTTCTCGGCGCAAACATCGACGGGCCGCGACGGTGAGTTCGACCAGATCCAGTCGATCAAGGATGCGCTGGACAAGCTGCGCTCGCCGATGGGGCGCGTCAACGTTAACCCGCAAAGCCGTCTCGTGATGGTCTACGACACACGTGAAGCGGCGGATCGGATGGGAAAGATGCTGGCGGGTGAAAACGCCGTGTCCACGCGCCAGGTCGCGATCCGTATCCGCACGCTGCAGATCGCGCTCAATCGCGGCAGTCAGGCGGGCGCGAACGCAGACGTTGTATTCAACGCAATTGAGGGTGGTCTTGCCAAATACGCGATCAGCTTCACGTCGCCGACCTCGTTGTCCTCGGGCGGCGGTTCCGTGGGCCTGTCGGTGTTGCGTCCGAACGCGCCGTTCTCCGGCACGAACGCCGTCATCAACGCGCTGAACCAGTACGGCAGAACAGTACAGGACAACACGCAGACAAAGCTCACACTCAATGGCCTGCCGGTGTCCATTGCGTCATTCCAGAGCGACGACTACCTGCGTTCGACGAGTTCCTCCGCGGGCAGCCTCACGGCGACCTCGGGCGGGGTACCTGGCCTAAATCCAGGTACGGTCACGACAGGTGATTTTGTGAATATCCTTCCGTCTGTCAACGACCATAACCAGATCGTTCTCGCTTACTGGAGCGACAGTTCGAAGCTGAATGGCCCCTTCACCGAGAAATCGGTTGGCTCCGGACAGACGACGCAGACAATCCAGCTGGCCCACACGATCGGCCAGAAGGATGACCAGACGGTGGCGCTCTCCGATGGCCAGACGGTGGTGCTGTACGGCGAGATGACGGACCACTCGGACAGCACGACGAATGGCGGTCTGGCGGGTATTACGGGTCTCTGGAACAAGAACCGGACCTTCCAGGTGATCATGCTGACGGCCACCGTTGTTCCCTCGATGTGA
- a CDS encoding TrbG/VirB9 family P-type conjugative transfer protein: MIASRTLASWIAAFACATAVCPTVYAAKKGSAAPPASSASFDMATALSDPMSPVNPYNAGSDPVTMPGDARMAVFPYSRDQIYRIMTAPLKNTTIELAKGERLTTDPAMGDSVQWVIDTDGENHVFVKPVKPGLVNTLHLTTNLREYDMTLVSSPMGGLFYQTVRFNYPGSVMAKVRAREQAGGGTYGGRGDDLGAQTDSGPIGVSPDKLNFDYTVSGSASFRPETVFDDGKSVWLRLPADAPFAVPIVKDHGDVVSPNFIRRGRYIVVQEIANEIVLRAPNEEVTIKRRRPGLFGF; this comes from the coding sequence ATGATCGCCTCCCGCACGCTTGCCTCGTGGATTGCCGCTTTCGCATGCGCGACAGCCGTTTGCCCGACCGTGTATGCCGCGAAGAAAGGCTCCGCCGCGCCGCCCGCATCGTCCGCATCGTTCGACATGGCTACTGCGTTGAGCGATCCGATGAGCCCGGTGAATCCGTATAACGCTGGCTCCGACCCTGTCACCATGCCCGGCGACGCACGCATGGCCGTGTTCCCATACAGCCGCGACCAGATCTACCGGATCATGACCGCGCCGCTGAAGAACACCACGATCGAGCTGGCGAAGGGCGAGCGCCTGACAACCGATCCGGCGATGGGCGACTCGGTTCAGTGGGTCATCGACACCGATGGCGAAAACCACGTCTTTGTGAAGCCGGTCAAGCCCGGCCTCGTCAACACGCTTCACCTGACTACCAATCTGCGCGAGTACGACATGACACTCGTGTCGTCGCCGATGGGCGGACTGTTCTATCAGACCGTGCGCTTCAACTATCCCGGCTCCGTCATGGCAAAGGTTCGTGCCCGGGAGCAGGCGGGCGGCGGCACTTATGGAGGGCGCGGCGATGACCTGGGCGCGCAAACGGACTCCGGTCCAATCGGCGTCTCGCCGGACAAGCTCAATTTCGACTACACGGTCTCAGGCTCGGCGTCGTTCCGCCCCGAAACGGTGTTCGACGACGGCAAGTCTGTGTGGCTGCGTCTGCCTGCAGACGCACCGTTTGCCGTGCCTATCGTCAAGGACCACGGAGACGTGGTGAGCCCGAACTTCATCCGACGTGGCCGGTACATCGTGGTGCAGGAGATCGCCAATGAGATCGTGCTGCGTGCTCCGAACGAGGAAGTCACCATCAAACGCCGCCGCCCTGGCCTGTTCGGGTTCTGA
- a CDS encoding TrbG/VirB9 family P-type conjugative transfer protein: MKHTVSRIALACIALLNAMSSHAANTDPFDFDYEISGGIAERPALIFNDGTKTYIQPRAGQVITAAGGHAEGPYVVVDGTPESVTYTVAGKAATARWTRANAFIGAGAGGALASLRDDQPPAFDGFTNRLVLIGSHGTLEPVRALKATMPVANIVKALVPQGWTGAAQKDVDLTDASSFVTRAGENWMQALDRLMTQSALYADIDFTTRHIRLHREAPKSGALNYAAGEKSQPDAIAQTVAAREDAAKPDTTAPRASLLAEYFGAQAIRDGDDTHTQIRFSSKPAHELTLKTPEGRSLHPKWNGDTNVMTVERADRIVVSDGSKSVEVGRSAGTVYDFDQANTAHLLAVFDNDGHTYFKFADSVVQVHVADVKHLGSGEQKGRYYMFNGTSEQFIVSADGNTVNVTRRHDVKYFERPATGTPVTQPGATAVAKS; this comes from the coding sequence ATGAAGCACACTGTCTCCCGCATCGCGCTCGCCTGCATCGCGTTGCTCAATGCAATGTCATCGCATGCTGCGAATACCGACCCGTTTGACTTCGACTATGAGATTTCGGGCGGCATCGCAGAGCGCCCGGCGCTGATCTTCAACGACGGCACGAAAACGTATATCCAGCCGCGCGCGGGCCAGGTCATCACGGCCGCAGGCGGACACGCAGAAGGTCCGTATGTCGTCGTCGACGGCACGCCAGAGTCGGTCACGTACACCGTTGCAGGCAAAGCCGCAACGGCACGATGGACCCGGGCTAACGCTTTTATCGGTGCTGGCGCAGGCGGCGCTCTCGCATCACTGCGCGACGATCAGCCGCCCGCATTCGACGGCTTCACCAACCGCCTCGTGCTGATCGGCTCGCATGGCACCCTCGAGCCTGTACGTGCGCTGAAGGCGACGATGCCCGTCGCGAACATCGTCAAGGCGCTGGTGCCGCAAGGCTGGACGGGCGCAGCACAAAAGGATGTCGACCTGACCGACGCGAGCTCGTTTGTTACGCGCGCCGGTGAGAACTGGATGCAGGCGCTTGACCGTCTGATGACGCAGAGCGCGTTGTACGCGGACATCGATTTCACGACGCGCCATATCCGGTTGCATCGCGAAGCGCCGAAATCGGGTGCGCTCAACTATGCAGCGGGTGAGAAGTCTCAACCCGATGCAATTGCGCAGACCGTCGCGGCGCGGGAGGACGCAGCAAAACCGGACACGACAGCGCCTCGCGCGTCGTTGCTGGCCGAATACTTCGGCGCGCAGGCGATCCGCGACGGTGACGACACTCACACCCAGATCCGGTTTTCATCGAAACCCGCTCACGAACTGACCCTCAAGACACCTGAAGGGCGTTCGCTGCATCCGAAATGGAATGGCGACACGAACGTCATGACCGTGGAGCGCGCGGACCGAATCGTCGTGTCCGATGGCTCGAAATCGGTTGAGGTGGGGCGATCGGCGGGCACGGTCTATGACTTCGATCAGGCGAACACTGCCCATCTGCTGGCCGTGTTCGACAACGACGGGCACACCTATTTCAAGTTTGCGGACTCTGTGGTCCAGGTCCATGTCGCCGATGTGAAGCACCTGGGATCGGGAGAGCAGAAGGGCCGTTACTACATGTTCAACGGGACCTCGGAGCAGTTCATCGTGTCGGCCGACGGCAACACGGTGAACGTTACGCGGCGTCACGATGTGAAGTACTTCGAGCGCCCGGCGACAGGCACGCCCGTGACGCAACCCGGGGCAACGGCGGTGGCGAAATCGTGA
- a CDS encoding replication initiation protein: MPNIKPLSLPPSELKKHVATVHVSGELSLLERKIVNVLLLNAFDDLLTKKRHTLPVGILCTMLGFDSKNHDALKRALLKVMSTPISFDLLHDGGKTDWEASPLIAYASIKNGLCSYEYSDWLAGKLANPDIYTLININVQRQFSGGYALALYENCLRFKRTGSTGWISVETWRRLLGADASMYDEFKHFSAEVIKKAVKEINQVSNIIVTPEYKREARRVVQIRFLVEDNPQKSMYDNEEDEEQKRIRDSEAFKRLTLLGVGDRLAISWIQQEPDRALQTAIYVETKAKNKQIRGNAGGYARTVFEKGARIEVGANGDRQTESVSSRPPVDEKDTSAEERSRLTTAKIKSLTLEEKQKFAGEYMAEGGKGNTYQSETGTFKNALERTAYTSWLRAKVAAAGD; encoded by the coding sequence ATGCCCAACATCAAACCGCTTAGCCTGCCGCCTAGCGAACTGAAAAAGCACGTTGCCACAGTTCACGTAAGCGGTGAACTTTCGTTGCTAGAGCGCAAGATCGTGAACGTTCTGCTGCTTAACGCATTTGACGACCTCCTCACGAAGAAGCGCCATACGTTGCCCGTGGGCATCCTTTGCACCATGCTAGGTTTCGACAGCAAAAACCACGACGCGTTGAAGCGCGCATTGTTAAAGGTGATGTCGACACCTATCTCGTTCGATCTTCTGCACGACGGAGGCAAGACGGACTGGGAAGCGTCGCCACTAATTGCATACGCCAGCATCAAGAACGGTCTCTGCTCCTACGAGTACAGCGACTGGCTTGCGGGGAAGCTCGCGAATCCTGATATCTACACCCTGATCAACATCAATGTTCAGCGGCAGTTTAGCGGGGGCTATGCGCTTGCCCTTTATGAGAACTGTCTCCGATTTAAACGAACGGGATCGACGGGTTGGATCTCAGTGGAAACGTGGCGTCGTCTGCTTGGTGCAGATGCAAGCATGTACGATGAGTTCAAGCATTTTTCGGCCGAGGTAATCAAAAAGGCCGTTAAAGAGATCAATCAGGTGTCAAACATCATCGTGACCCCCGAGTACAAGCGAGAAGCACGGCGCGTGGTCCAGATACGCTTCCTGGTCGAAGACAATCCCCAGAAATCGATGTACGACAACGAAGAGGACGAAGAGCAGAAACGTATTCGGGACTCCGAGGCATTCAAGCGCCTCACTCTCCTAGGTGTCGGAGACCGGCTCGCTATTAGCTGGATTCAACAGGAACCAGATCGAGCGTTACAGACAGCCATTTACGTCGAAACGAAGGCGAAAAATAAGCAGATCCGGGGCAACGCAGGAGGCTACGCGAGGACCGTATTCGAAAAGGGCGCTCGCATTGAAGTGGGCGCAAATGGCGATCGGCAAACCGAATCGGTTTCATCACGGCCCCCGGTTGACGAGAAGGACACTTCAGCCGAAGAGCGCTCCCGTTTGACTACCGCGAAGATTAAGTCGCTGACACTAGAAGAGAAGCAAAAATTCGCCGGGGAGTATATGGCCGAAGGCGGGAAAGGAAATACATATCAGTCGGAAACAGGAACATTCAAGAACGCGTTGGAGCGGACCGCTTATACGTCATGGTTGCGCGCAAAGGTCGCGGCAGCAGGTGATTGA